The Phaeobacter sp. A36a-5a DNA segment GGTCGGCCGTGTCCGTAATCTTGTCCAGCGAAGCCTGCAGGCTCAGCCGCAGCGTCTCAACCTGCTCATCGCTTGGCTTCTTCGGCACCTCATCCGTCCATTCCTGACAGAGGAGAACACCACGTGAGAACGGCAGAGGCAGCATCTGCTGATCCCAGGTTGGCAGCTTAATCACTTTCCGTTCTGCAAACGCGACAGTGAACACACGGCATCCGGTCATCCGCGCCCAAGTGATCGGTACGCCCGAGGATATGCGAGCCGGCCCTCTTGGTCCGTCAGCGGCAATGCCGATAGAACACCCCTCCTTGGTGCGGCGCAGGACTTCGCGGGACAGCGCCACATGGCGTTTGTGGCTGGACATCGGGATGGTCTCAAACCCCAGACGCACCAGAATCTGTCCCGCCAGCCGTCCGGCGCGGGCGGCGGAGGTCAGCGCGCAGATCCGGCCCAGAGAGGTGTCAAAGAGATAGGGGGCCATGATCAGTCGCTGGTGCCAGAGCACAAAGATCACCGGCTCTCCAGAGGCGACACAGGCATCCATTTCCTCGAACCCGCGGCGCTCCCAGCGCGAGGTGCGATGGGCGAATCGCACATATCCCGCCAGCAGGGCCTCGATGGCGCGGTTCACTTTCGGACTGTCGGCGATCTTTTTGCGCAGGCTCACTCTGGGATCTTTCCTCTGGACATTTTTCTCTGTCATACTGAAGCATGGCGAGTGGGGCCAGTCATCGCGGGAGGACGGGCGGAAATCCGGGCGATTTCGTTGATTTCCCTCTTGCCAGCCGCGCAGCTCTGGCTTAGGAACTGCCGCACCGTAGGGGTATAGCTCAGTTGGTAGAGCGACGGTCTCCAAAACCGTAGGTCTCGGGTTCGAACCCTGATGCCCCTGCCACTCTCTCATCTCAGACACAAGACATCCTAGCTCGGGGCTCATTTCGATTGGCTGCCCCGCAGCTGCGCCTGTCCGCTCTCTCTCGTTGTGGATCGGTCCCGTCGGATCCAGTCCATATGGAAGACAAAACGCCTCCGCCGCCTTTCTGGGGCGGGGGAAGCGTTGGGTTTCAGGGTGAAGATTGCCCTGATCAGGCGGCGTGAATGGGCGTGCCTGCGGTCTGTGCCGCGCTGTAACTGTCGGTTGGTTTTGCAGGCACCACATCCTCGGCCGGAACCGTCACATGCTGTGGCAGCAGTGCGTCGCTATGGCGGGCAAAAACCATGTCCAGCCCGCGTTCCAGATCCCGCATGTAGCGCGTGGTATCAAACAGCGGTGCTTTCGTCTGCATCAGCCGCAGTTTGCTGCGCAGTGCCAGCAGCTGATCCCGGTCCTCGGCCAGTTCCAGCGCCCGTGCCTCATAGGCCTGGGGCGTGGTGGTCAGCAGGTCTTCAATGTCGGCAGCGGCCAGCAGGCTTGCGGTGGTGCGGGCAGCGAACTGGCGCCCCGCCATTGTCAGCACCGGTAGCCCGGCAGCCAGTGCGTCGCGCGCTGCCGGACCGGCATTGAGGGTGAAGCTGTCCAGGAACAGATCTGCGACCATGCTGCGCGCCATACGCTCCTCGCCGGTGCTGGCGGCGGCAAAGATCACGCGATCCGGGTCGACACGGCGGTCGCTTGCGGCCTGTCGCAGTGCAGCCTGTGCCTCTTCTGGGTAGTCCGGGAGCCACAGAACGCTGCCCTCCACACGGGCCAGCAGGCGCATCCAGATATCAAATTCACGTGGGGTTAGCGCATGGCTAGCGGTAATGCTGCAGAAGACGAAGGCATCATCGGGCAGGCCGCAGTCGCGTCGGCTGAACTGGTGGCCGGAGAGGTCCTGCAGAGCTGTAACACTCTGATAGCTGTGCGGCATGCGGATCACGTGTTCCTCGAAATAGCGCTCGCTGCCGGGCGGGCAGGTAACCGCATCGCCGAGGATATAGTCATACGCCGGAGTGCCCATGGTGCCCGGAAAACCGGGCATGGCAATCTGTACCGGCGCGATCCGGGCCGAAAACACGGTTGCGTCGGCTTCGTGGGTATAGCTGGTCAGTTCAATTGCGATATCCAGCTGATCCGCGACGGCCTGTGTCTTGATGGTGGTTGCGGACAGTCCGCGGATATCGCGGTGGTGGACGCCGACCAGATCCGCGCGCGGTGCGCTGGCCGCATAGACGTAAAGCGCGAATCGGCTCTGATTGTGGCGGGCCAGCAGGCTGTCGAGCAGTCGCAGCGCATCGAGATCCTGGGCCGAGCTGACGAAATAGCCGACACGCAGCCGCTGTGGGCGTGTCTCGGCCCTCGGCCGTTGCGGCGCCGGGTCAGATTGCGGGCGGGAGCTGGCATGGGCCTGCATCCGGATGCGCAGTAGGTCTGGATTGTCCTCAAGCGCGATCTGCGCTTGCGGGGCGCAGGCGGACCCACGCAGCCCAAGGTGCCGACGGTGCTCCTGATATTCGTCCAGCCAGCGCCAATCGCACAGCTCCGCCATCAGGCGCAGTTTCTGGGCGCGGGCGCGATCGTCATTGGGGCGGGCCAGCAGAATCTGGTCCAGATGACGGATCGCCTCGCTCTGCTGGCCGATCATACCGGTGAGCTGGGCAAGGTTGTACCGCGCTTCCAGGAAGTTCGGGGCAAAGCGCGCGGCCTGACCATAGAGATCGCGGGCGATCCCCATGTTCCCCAGCTGACGCTGGATATTGGCACGGTTGTAAAGCAGTTGCGCGTTGTCAGGCGCTTGATCAATCGCGGTGGCGAAACACTGATCGGCCTCGATGATGCGATCCTGCTCCAGCAGCGTGTTGCCCAGATTGTTGAGCGCGGGCAGGCAGGTCGAATCCAGTATCAGAGCCTTTTTATACAGGGCAATCGCATCCACTGGCCGGTTCTGGCGCCGGTAGACATCACCCATCGCGGCAAAGGTCGTGGCGGAGGTCGGGTTCAGCTCGCAGGCTTTGTTCAGGCAGGTCGCCGCTTCATCGAGGGCGGTCTGCGCAAGATGGCAGCGGCCCAGCAGTTCCCACAGAAATGCTGATCTCCGATGGCTGTTCAGCAGCTCTGCGCAACGGGTTGCGGCCTGCTGGAAATGTCCATGCTGAAACAGCGCGGTCAGTTGCTCCTGATGTTCGGGGTCCAGCTTCGCATTGTCTTGCGGTGGCAGCCGCCGACTACGGCCAGAGAGCTTGCTGGAAATCTGCATTGTCAGCGGCGGGGTTGCCTGCGCTTCGCGCTGGGTGGCAGCCCCTGCCGGGGTGGTTTGGCTCAGGCTGGTCGCCTGCTGATCGTTCTGTGCGAGGGTCATGGAATCCTATCTCATAATCGCGCTCGGTAACGGGCAGGGCGCGATGTGCTGACATCTGCGGTGCCCCATGGCGGATATTTATGGCCCGCGAAAATTAAGATAGAATTGATTGCTTCTCGGCGGATGCTGCGGCGCGGACCTGAAGAACCCGCCCCGAGCCATCGGTGAAGGTGCAGCAGGGCTTGAAATTGCCATGGTCTGCGGTTAAATCGCTGCTTGATTGCAAGCAGAGAGAACCCCGCCTCATGGCCACCACAAACCCCGTCCAGTTCATCCAGCAGGTTCGCGCCGAAGTTTCCAAGGTCGTCTGGCCGACCCGCCGTGAGGTGCTGCTGACCACCGTGATGGTGTTTGTCATGGCGGCGTTGACGGCCGTGTTCTTTGCCATCGTGGATATCCTGATCCGCTTTGGGCTTGAGGGCATTCTGGGCATGTTCGGCTAAACCCGTCTGGCAGCCCCGATCGCGCAACCCGTTGTGGCGAAGGGCAGCTTGGCTTCGCAATTGGCGGCTCACCTCTTGATCTTGGACTCCCGGGGCGGTAGGTGAGCGACTAACTCTGACGTAGGCGTGTGGCGATTCGTGTCGCGCGCCGCTTTTTGTTAGAGCGCAGCCCCAAGGCTGTATCTTATTTTAGCAGTGGCCCGACGCACTTGTCGGCCAAGAGACACAAGGACGATCAGGTTCATGGCGAAACGGTGGTATTCGGTCAGCGTTCTTTCGAACTTCGAAAAGAAAATCGCAGAGCAGATCCGCACGTCGGTCGCAGAGCAGGGTCTGGAAGACGAAATCGACGAAGTTCTGGTCCCCACCGAAGAGGTGATCGAAATTCGTCGCGGCAAGAAAGTCTCGACAGAGCGTCGCTTCATGCCCGGCTACGTGCTGGTGCATATGGAAATGTCCGACCGCGGCTATCACCTGATTTCCTCGATCAACCGCGTCACCGGTTTCCTCGGCCCGCAGGGCCGTCCGATGCCGATGCGCGATGCCGAAGTGCAGGGCATCCTGGGCCGCGTTCAGGAAGGCGAAGAAGCGCCGCGCACGCTCATCTCCTTTGAAGTGGGCGAAAAGGTCAAGGTCAACGACGGACCGTTCGAAGATTTCGACGGCATGGTCGAAGGCGTCGACGACGACAATCAGAAACTCAAGGTCACCGTGTCGATCTTCGGCCGCGAGACCCCGGTGGAGCTGGACTTCACTCAGGTGACCAAGCAGGGGTAATAGCCCTTTCCGGTAGAATTCAAGGCGCCGCGTTGCATCTGCATCGCGGCGTTTTTGTTCGTGGCTGGGCTGGTTTTCGGCGGGCAACAGCCCTGATCCTTTGTAGCCCTATCTTCGGGCATTTGGATGCTCGGCGCCCCATATCTTCTGCGCATCCTTTACCGTCAGCTTGTGTTCAATCCGACTTAGCTCATGCAACGCACGGGCCCTGTCACCAGTTCGAGACAAAGCCTTTCTGAAGGTCCGTTCAACGGAGATCGCACTCCACGGCAAAGCGGCAGAAGAAATCCATCTACGCAGGTCTGGGGGAAGTTGGTCGTAGTCCTGCATCGGATTGCTTCGCTTCTGCGAGCGCTTCAGGCTGGTGCGACCAAGATTTCCAGACATGATCGGATTCCTCCTCAGGTGTCGACGCCGGTTTCTATAGGGAGACCGTTTCAGTGACTGTTATGTGATAACATATGCATCTGCAAGCCGGTTGCTCATTGTAGTTGCTCTGGCAAGGCCAGTTGGTCATGTTGAATCGCCTGGTGTCCCCACTTGCCAACCCCCGCAATCCCCTATACATGCCGCCTCTATCGTCTTCGGGCGAGATTCTCTCGTGGGAGATGGAGGGATCGCGATCCTGATATCGGACCACGCAACATACATAGGGTGAAACGCGTTTCACCCGAGTTGAAAGGAACACCAAATGGCTAAGAAGCTTGTTGGCACGATGAAGCTGCAAGTGCCCGCCGGTAAGGCAAATCCATCCCCGCCGGTTGGTCCGGCACTGGGTCAGCGCGGCATCAACATCATGGAATTCTGCAAGGCATTCAACGCCAAGACCGCAGACATGGAGCCCGGCGCGCCGTGCCCGACCGTGATCACCTACTATCAGGACAAGTCCTTCACCATGGACATCAAGACGCCGCCTGCGTCTTACTACCTGAAGAAGGCCGCCAAAGTGAAATCCGGCGCGAACAA contains these protein-coding regions:
- a CDS encoding O-linked N-acetylglucosamine transferase, SPINDLY family protein, which gives rise to MTLAQNDQQATSLSQTTPAGAATQREAQATPPLTMQISSKLSGRSRRLPPQDNAKLDPEHQEQLTALFQHGHFQQAATRCAELLNSHRRSAFLWELLGRCHLAQTALDEAATCLNKACELNPTSATTFAAMGDVYRRQNRPVDAIALYKKALILDSTCLPALNNLGNTLLEQDRIIEADQCFATAIDQAPDNAQLLYNRANIQRQLGNMGIARDLYGQAARFAPNFLEARYNLAQLTGMIGQQSEAIRHLDQILLARPNDDRARAQKLRLMAELCDWRWLDEYQEHRRHLGLRGSACAPQAQIALEDNPDLLRIRMQAHASSRPQSDPAPQRPRAETRPQRLRVGYFVSSAQDLDALRLLDSLLARHNQSRFALYVYAASAPRADLVGVHHRDIRGLSATTIKTQAVADQLDIAIELTSYTHEADATVFSARIAPVQIAMPGFPGTMGTPAYDYILGDAVTCPPGSERYFEEHVIRMPHSYQSVTALQDLSGHQFSRRDCGLPDDAFVFCSITASHALTPREFDIWMRLLARVEGSVLWLPDYPEEAQAALRQAASDRRVDPDRVIFAAASTGEERMARSMVADLFLDSFTLNAGPAARDALAAGLPVLTMAGRQFAARTTASLLAAADIEDLLTTTPQAYEARALELAEDRDQLLALRSKLRLMQTKAPLFDTTRYMRDLERGLDMVFARHSDALLPQHVTVPAEDVVPAKPTDSYSAAQTAGTPIHAA
- a CDS encoding lysophospholipid acyltransferase family protein, whose translation is MSLRKKIADSPKVNRAIEALLAGYVRFAHRTSRWERRGFEEMDACVASGEPVIFVLWHQRLIMAPYLFDTSLGRICALTSAARAGRLAGQILVRLGFETIPMSSHKRHVALSREVLRRTKEGCSIGIAADGPRGPARISSGVPITWARMTGCRVFTVAFAERKVIKLPTWDQQMLPLPFSRGVLLCQEWTDEVPKKPSDEQVETLRLSLQASLDKITDTADRAVGQPPRR
- the nusG gene encoding transcription termination/antitermination protein NusG, encoding MAKRWYSVSVLSNFEKKIAEQIRTSVAEQGLEDEIDEVLVPTEEVIEIRRGKKVSTERRFMPGYVLVHMEMSDRGYHLISSINRVTGFLGPQGRPMPMRDAEVQGILGRVQEGEEAPRTLISFEVGEKVKVNDGPFEDFDGMVEGVDDDNQKLKVTVSIFGRETPVELDFTQVTKQG
- a CDS encoding DUF6525 family protein; protein product: MSGNLGRTSLKRSQKRSNPMQDYDQLPPDLRRWISSAALPWSAISVERTFRKALSRTGDRARALHELSRIEHKLTVKDAQKIWGAEHPNARR
- the rplK gene encoding 50S ribosomal protein L11; translated protein: MAKKLVGTMKLQVPAGKANPSPPVGPALGQRGINIMEFCKAFNAKTADMEPGAPCPTVITYYQDKSFTMDIKTPPASYYLKKAAKVKSGANNPSRETVGTVSVAQVKEIAEAKMKDLNANDIEAAMQIILGSARSMGIEVK
- the secE gene encoding preprotein translocase subunit SecE codes for the protein MATTNPVQFIQQVRAEVSKVVWPTRREVLLTTVMVFVMAALTAVFFAIVDILIRFGLEGILGMFG